In Leptospira sp. WS58.C1, a single genomic region encodes these proteins:
- the ispG gene encoding (E)-4-hydroxy-3-methylbut-2-enyl-diphosphate synthase, whose protein sequence is MNFRYNHSPFSYQRRRTREVKVGDIGIGGNNPIRIQSMITADTRDTENSVRQILELEAAGCEIVRLTVPSQPDADNLPNIRKELKRLGSKVPLVADIHFTPSVAMKSVEWVEKVRINPGNFADKKKFAVRDYTEQEYKEELEKISEVFSPLVLRCKELGVSMRIGTNHGSLSDRIMNKYGDTPQGMVESAIEFIRIAESLSYKDIIVSMKASNPQVMVQAYRLLCSRFIELQMDYPLHLGVTEAGDGKDGRIKSAIGIGSLLEDGLGDTIRVSLTEDPIHEVPVARLLADKYNKLRFPETQNQGYSEFRNPYSYQKFYSRPIQVGNLPIGENHSVRIESVLPFESESGFSQELASLKNYARSRSLELEMVSVPLPSDEFLREECISASKSSSVPMGVIVEQNELLLEDVLEDLIPFPKVTVDPFHHFQNRDSLLEFLHKREGKGITELNVQAYQLESLKGLPEEFKNAGIESVTFSVQTFHILHDYRKLARILSDFDYPIFLSAEYPDMETALYESSIGIGGMLTDGIGDMLRIKVIDSEPEAVLQLGFDILQATRLRLTKTEYISCPSCGRTLFDLQTTTARIKEKTGHLKGVKIAVMGCIVNGPGEMADADFGYVGAGPGKVHLYRGKEIVLKNVPSEEADERLVQLIKDSGMWMERESVTSI, encoded by the coding sequence ATGAACTTCCGATACAATCATTCTCCATTCTCTTACCAACGCCGCAGGACCAGAGAGGTAAAAGTAGGAGATATTGGCATCGGTGGAAACAATCCGATCCGTATCCAGTCCATGATCACTGCGGACACAAGGGATACCGAAAACTCCGTTAGACAAATTCTGGAATTAGAAGCCGCAGGTTGTGAGATCGTTCGATTGACCGTACCTTCTCAACCGGATGCGGATAACTTACCGAATATCCGCAAGGAGCTCAAACGTTTAGGAAGCAAAGTCCCGCTTGTAGCGGATATCCATTTTACTCCGAGTGTCGCAATGAAGTCGGTAGAATGGGTAGAGAAGGTCCGCATCAATCCGGGTAACTTCGCTGATAAGAAAAAATTCGCAGTTAGGGATTATACGGAACAAGAATACAAAGAAGAATTAGAAAAGATCTCGGAAGTATTCAGTCCATTAGTACTTCGTTGTAAAGAGTTGGGAGTCTCGATGAGAATAGGCACCAATCACGGATCCTTATCCGATCGTATCATGAATAAATACGGAGACACACCGCAAGGTATGGTGGAGTCCGCGATTGAATTTATCCGTATCGCAGAAAGTCTTTCTTATAAAGATATTATAGTCAGCATGAAGGCCTCGAATCCGCAGGTAATGGTTCAGGCTTACAGATTATTATGCAGTCGTTTTATCGAATTGCAGATGGATTATCCGTTACATCTAGGAGTGACGGAAGCAGGAGACGGAAAAGACGGAAGGATCAAATCCGCGATCGGGATCGGTTCATTATTGGAAGACGGGCTCGGAGACACGATCCGAGTTTCTTTAACGGAAGATCCGATCCACGAAGTTCCAGTCGCAAGATTACTCGCGGACAAATACAATAAACTCAGATTTCCGGAAACGCAAAACCAAGGATATTCCGAATTCAGAAATCCTTATTCTTACCAAAAATTTTATAGCAGGCCGATCCAAGTGGGAAATCTTCCGATAGGAGAAAATCATTCGGTTCGGATCGAATCAGTTTTACCTTTCGAATCGGAAAGCGGATTTTCGCAGGAGCTCGCTTCGCTCAAAAATTATGCAAGATCCAGATCCTTGGAATTGGAAATGGTCTCCGTACCTCTTCCTTCCGACGAATTCCTAAGAGAAGAATGTATATCCGCAAGCAAATCCTCCTCCGTTCCGATGGGAGTTATCGTTGAACAAAACGAACTTTTGCTCGAAGACGTATTGGAAGATCTGATCCCTTTCCCTAAAGTGACAGTTGATCCGTTCCATCATTTTCAAAACAGGGATTCTTTATTAGAATTTTTGCATAAAAGAGAAGGCAAAGGGATCACCGAACTCAATGTCCAGGCCTACCAACTTGAAAGTCTAAAAGGATTACCCGAGGAATTCAAGAATGCAGGAATAGAATCCGTAACGTTCTCGGTCCAAACCTTTCATATATTGCACGATTATAGAAAACTAGCCCGAATACTCAGTGATTTCGATTACCCGATCTTCCTGAGTGCGGAATATCCGGATATGGAGACCGCATTGTACGAGTCCTCGATAGGGATCGGCGGAATGTTGACCGACGGGATCGGGGATATGTTACGGATCAAGGTAATCGACAGCGAACCGGAAGCTGTACTACAACTAGGATTTGATATCCTACAAGCAACCAGATTACGTCTTACAAAAACGGAATATATCTCCTGCCCTTCTTGTGGAAGAACGTTATTCGATCTACAGACCACAACTGCACGCATCAAAGAAAAAACAGGCCACCTCAAAGGAGTCAAGATCGCAGTCATGGGCTGTATCGTAAACGGTCCAGGAGAAATGGCGGATGCCGATTTCGGTTATGTGGGAGCCGGCCCAGGCAAAGTGCATTTATATAGAGGGAAAGAGATCGTACTCAAAAACGTTCCTTCCGAAGAAGCAGACGAAAGACTGGTCCAACTGATCAAAGACTCCGGAATGTGGATGGAAAGAGAATCAGTTACAAGTATTTAA
- a CDS encoding C45 family autoproteolytic acyltransferase/hydolase, with protein MNSETYPLAVLQLKGSQEEMGRQFGEIMNTIGQFEPIFDFYPVMARNLLLGSLPRNNRNFLAKGATSLLVNWMSRRMKKNRPSEFSARTIAALTAAGRSPKLEKELFTMDSFQNSVGFLGAIQLLPELAHMSPSRNPQMLPACTSVAVWGEQSRDGKLYHARNFDFPGVEVWDKRPIVVFCTPEKGLRYGYIACRGADVPGITAFNEAGLTIAFHTRFHKKIGFNGLGVIDFGHKIISEARSIEEAVSIAKKHKINSTWGLIVTNHKEKGPKAAIIETNYGNVDVVYPNLGKDHIVNTNHYQSERLQEGEIMAAPVFYHHCISRFDRAEELLSSQKKKKGTSVVDLQNILNDSIDCSSGESRTMGSTIRQITSVKSVVMSVEARKIFVSVGTAPTGSGPYMEIPMVWGEPGYKVLDLSDIKKDKGRKVPKSKVAKAGSAIQYYKKAMLINDDPGMGGIDDIILELQKANEEFSGKDPSILFLEAILYLEKGNLNKASFLLEQAESLETSSFRKQQSALWLARTQSVLGKQKIADHFYDKIKNSKTEFATQVWKKKVFQDKGKYSARKLRQVSPNFIIVEANEL; from the coding sequence ATGAATTCGGAAACATATCCTCTAGCTGTATTACAACTCAAAGGCTCCCAGGAAGAGATGGGACGACAATTCGGTGAGATAATGAATACGATCGGACAATTCGAACCGATCTTCGATTTTTATCCTGTGATGGCCCGCAATCTTTTGTTGGGAAGTTTACCTCGTAACAATCGGAATTTTTTGGCGAAGGGGGCGACTTCTTTGCTGGTGAATTGGATGTCGAGAAGGATGAAGAAGAATAGACCTTCCGAATTTTCGGCTCGCACCATCGCTGCTCTGACTGCGGCAGGTCGTTCTCCGAAACTAGAGAAGGAACTTTTTACTATGGATTCTTTCCAAAACTCCGTCGGTTTTTTGGGTGCAATCCAACTTCTCCCGGAACTTGCGCATATGAGTCCGAGTAGAAATCCTCAGATGCTTCCCGCTTGTACGAGTGTTGCCGTTTGGGGGGAGCAAAGCCGGGATGGTAAGTTATATCACGCTCGTAATTTCGATTTTCCAGGTGTGGAAGTTTGGGACAAACGTCCGATTGTTGTTTTTTGCACTCCCGAAAAAGGTTTACGTTACGGTTATATTGCTTGTAGAGGTGCGGATGTTCCCGGGATCACCGCTTTTAATGAAGCTGGGCTAACGATTGCTTTCCATACTCGCTTTCATAAAAAAATCGGCTTTAACGGTTTGGGTGTGATCGACTTCGGTCATAAGATCATTTCGGAAGCGAGATCTATCGAAGAAGCTGTGAGTATCGCCAAAAAACATAAGATCAATTCTACTTGGGGACTCATCGTCACCAATCATAAGGAGAAGGGCCCGAAGGCTGCGATCATCGAAACCAATTATGGGAATGTGGATGTGGTTTATCCTAATTTAGGAAAAGATCATATTGTGAATACGAACCATTACCAAAGTGAAAGATTACAGGAAGGAGAGATAATGGCGGCTCCTGTTTTCTATCATCATTGTATCAGTCGTTTTGATCGAGCGGAAGAACTTCTTTCTTCACAAAAGAAGAAAAAAGGGACAAGTGTTGTGGATCTTCAGAATATCTTGAATGATTCGATCGATTGTTCCAGCGGCGAATCTCGCACTATGGGATCTACCATTCGTCAGATCACTTCCGTAAAGTCCGTGGTGATGAGCGTGGAAGCTCGTAAAATTTTCGTCTCAGTGGGAACTGCTCCTACGGGAAGCGGTCCTTATATGGAAATTCCTATGGTTTGGGGAGAGCCAGGTTATAAGGTTTTGGATCTTTCGGATATTAAAAAGGATAAAGGGCGGAAGGTTCCGAAATCCAAGGTCGCTAAAGCGGGTTCTGCGATTCAATATTATAAAAAAGCAATGCTTATTAACGACGACCCGGGAATGGGCGGTATTGACGATATAATTCTGGAATTACAGAAGGCAAATGAGGAATTTTCCGGCAAAGATCCTTCTATACTTTTTTTAGAAGCAATTTTATATCTGGAAAAAGGGAATCTGAATAAGGCTTCGTTCCTATTGGAACAGGCGGAAAGTTTGGAGACTTCTTCTTTCAGAAAACAACAAAGTGCATTGTGGTTGGCAAGGACTCAGTCCGTTTTGGGTAAACAAAAAATAGCGGATCATTTTTACGATAAGATCAAAAATTCTAAAACGGAATTTGCGACTCAAGTCTGGAAAAAGAAGGTTTTCCAAGACAAGGGTAAATATTCCGCGAGAAAACTGAGGCAGGTGTCTCCGAATTTTATTATCGTAGAAGCGAACGAGCTTTAA
- a CDS encoding AraC family transcriptional regulator has protein sequence MELLHIFFLKFLQFGAGAAFLYAYLEIIRPGSGNRILVLIMTLTGTILLRYSWYLQDDLLEIPYLFIFLHTSVLFVGPLIYTYIRSFLETEEESPKERLIRYGLHFSPVLLFAVFESAYFSQDSSELKTQVLQGAKEFRLDWAHLGSFLASIQVSVYSLFCLYLYHKVSRRYEMYELKLVWLVLLLPVFANGLIGTAYFLKNKYLFDLGASLICVMVLLLFLVRERHPGFFSEISEVIQNAKYQNTPLLTKEIEAANAKLKELLEIKYLYRDSELRLVDLAAELGLNLHQTSRYLNEVHKMNFYELINRYRVQEACKRLKEEPDSSVLDIAFAVGFNSKSTFHSQFVKFTGMSPATYRKDGGNPKQ, from the coding sequence ATGGAACTCCTACATATATTTTTCCTAAAATTCCTGCAGTTCGGAGCGGGAGCCGCATTTCTATACGCCTATCTGGAAATTATCCGTCCAGGCTCCGGGAATCGGATCTTAGTGCTCATTATGACCCTTACCGGGACCATACTACTTAGATATTCCTGGTATCTGCAGGATGATCTATTAGAAATTCCTTATCTATTTATATTCTTACATACTAGCGTCCTTTTCGTAGGACCGCTCATCTATACCTATATCCGTTCCTTCTTAGAAACCGAAGAAGAAAGTCCAAAAGAAAGACTCATTCGTTATGGACTCCATTTTTCACCCGTATTATTATTCGCCGTTTTTGAATCTGCCTACTTTTCTCAAGATAGTTCCGAACTAAAAACCCAGGTACTACAAGGTGCAAAGGAATTCAGGCTGGATTGGGCTCATTTAGGGAGTTTTCTTGCAAGTATCCAAGTTTCCGTATATTCCCTATTTTGCCTTTATCTATATCACAAGGTCAGCAGAAGATACGAAATGTACGAATTAAAATTGGTATGGTTAGTATTACTTCTGCCCGTATTCGCAAACGGACTCATAGGAACCGCCTACTTTCTAAAGAACAAATATTTGTTCGATCTAGGAGCTTCTCTCATCTGCGTCATGGTCCTTCTACTCTTCTTAGTCAGAGAAAGACATCCAGGTTTTTTTAGCGAAATCAGCGAAGTCATACAAAATGCGAAATACCAAAACACTCCTCTACTCACCAAAGAAATAGAAGCAGCAAATGCAAAACTGAAAGAACTATTAGAAATCAAATATTTATACAGGGATAGCGAACTAAGACTTGTGGATTTAGCTGCAGAACTCGGACTGAATTTGCACCAAACTTCCAGATATTTAAACGAAGTTCACAAAATGAATTTTTACGAACTCATCAATCGATACAGAGTGCAGGAAGCATGCAAACGTTTAAAGGAAGAACCTGATAGTTCGGTGTTAGATATCGCTTTTGCCGTTGGTTTTAATTCGAAGTCAACGTTTCATTCACAGTTTGTGAAGTTTACGGGGATGTCACCAGCGACGTATAGGAAGGATGGGGGTAATCCGAAACAGTAA
- a CDS encoding SDR family NAD(P)-dependent oxidoreductase: protein MQKVLVTGANGHLGFSLVKLLQERGYEVTAAVRDSNDAKKTANLKKLGVKLVSADLGDRESLRKVLQGQDGLFQVAAAFNLTAKDPWKEVVEPNINGTRNILEEAYKAGIKKIIYTSSIAAVGTIAEGEPPLNESAWNDSAKEPYAISKTKSEKLAWELSKKLGLNLVTVLPGTILGPQFTQPTSSLKLIQDILNGQLPFAPKMTFSYVDVRDVAMAHILAYENPSAQGRYIATGETFSVSQICKLVKEIHPKVKTTGKELPSFIVRAMPYLDALKHAVTGLDRQINSEIVQDYLQRKQEYDSDRLAKEFQWKPMPIKKSLQETVDWMLSGAV, encoded by the coding sequence ATGCAAAAAGTATTGGTAACGGGTGCAAATGGACACTTAGGTTTTTCTTTAGTAAAACTTCTTCAAGAAAGAGGTTATGAAGTAACGGCTGCGGTCCGAGATTCGAATGATGCAAAGAAGACAGCCAACCTGAAAAAGTTAGGAGTGAAACTGGTCTCCGCGGATTTGGGAGATAGAGAATCTCTTCGCAAGGTTCTCCAAGGACAGGATGGTCTGTTTCAAGTAGCAGCAGCGTTCAACCTGACAGCTAAAGATCCGTGGAAAGAAGTAGTGGAACCGAATATTAACGGAACCAGAAATATTCTGGAAGAAGCCTATAAAGCGGGGATCAAAAAGATCATTTATACTTCCAGCATTGCGGCAGTGGGCACAATTGCAGAAGGAGAACCTCCTCTGAATGAATCCGCTTGGAATGATTCAGCGAAAGAACCTTATGCAATATCCAAGACCAAATCCGAAAAACTGGCCTGGGAACTTTCGAAAAAATTGGGCTTAAACTTAGTGACTGTTCTACCTGGTACCATTTTGGGTCCCCAGTTCACTCAACCAACATCTTCTTTAAAGCTAATCCAAGACATCCTAAACGGACAACTTCCATTCGCACCGAAGATGACTTTCTCCTATGTGGATGTGAGAGATGTTGCGATGGCGCATATCCTTGCCTATGAAAATCCCTCCGCACAAGGAAGATATATCGCAACCGGGGAAACTTTTTCCGTTTCTCAAATTTGCAAACTAGTTAAGGAGATCCATCCAAAGGTAAAAACGACCGGAAAGGAACTTCCTTCTTTTATCGTTCGTGCCATGCCCTATCTGGACGCATTAAAACATGCAGTCACAGGTTTGGATAGACAGATCAACTCGGAGATAGTGCAAGATTATCTCCAAAGAAAACAGGAATACGATTCGGATCGATTAGCAAAGGAATTCCAATGGAAGCCTATGCCTATCAAAAAATCTCTGCAAGAGACAGTTGACTGGATGTTGTCGGGTGCCGTATAG
- a CDS encoding TetR family transcriptional regulator has protein sequence MPYSFLRVDKKRARRPEEKEIRKQSIVAALRKLLVKQKHPLPSTQEIAEAAGVTKGVIYFYFKTREEIFLTLHLQETELFFKEMAELLQGPEYSLAKLKEKIIHQFSKNETFMFVGLIIPGILESNVDRAFLYEFKKNTSDGMDELARIWLSRETGLTISNARKFILRFYFLALMLWQHHNPPKEVKEAFQNKNLWLLEGDLDQVLSESFDWLWKGMNS, from the coding sequence GTGCCGTATAGTTTCCTGAGAGTGGATAAAAAAAGAGCCAGAAGGCCGGAAGAAAAAGAGATCCGAAAGCAGTCCATTGTGGCTGCTTTGCGGAAGCTTCTGGTGAAACAAAAACATCCGCTGCCCAGCACCCAGGAGATTGCGGAGGCCGCAGGAGTCACAAAGGGTGTGATCTATTTTTATTTCAAAACGAGAGAAGAAATTTTTCTTACTCTTCATTTACAGGAAACGGAATTATTTTTTAAGGAAATGGCGGAGTTACTGCAAGGCCCCGAATATTCTTTAGCGAAACTAAAGGAGAAGATCATTCATCAGTTTTCCAAAAACGAAACTTTCATGTTCGTAGGCCTTATAATACCCGGAATTTTAGAAAGTAATGTGGACCGGGCCTTTTTATACGAATTCAAAAAGAACACTTCCGATGGAATGGACGAACTGGCAAGAATCTGGCTTTCCAGAGAAACCGGACTTACGATCTCGAATGCCAGAAAATTTATATTACGTTTTTATTTTTTAGCATTGATGCTTTGGCAGCATCACAATCCTCCCAAAGAAGTAAAAGAGGCATTCCAAAATAAGAACCTTTGGCTCTTAGAAGGAGATTTGGATCAGGTACTTTCCGAGTCCTTTGATTGGTTATGGAAAGGAATGAATTCTTAA
- a CDS encoding esterase/lipase family protein, with the protein MGKTFRNSFNLGGLRVLRTKKNVLQKFFILGLVFFFQCTTATYSTISYSKYEQIRTVRENAISSKNLSLITTRFLKSNDLYKRYQETPQVVIYDLDNRLVAIKTRELAYYLSELCYHAGSDLDLEDPMFARMFASSLVYSYTYLFDKKAIPAADPFSMEFRFALETYNRSLAQLVRFAKKNRKLANLTDLSLPLIRGTLSMTKAEVDTAWTPKNFLEVEVAYDYKNGGFSNQISKFGIGTPLILIRKHPEKEPIERRKYEFVAGVGQAYPGTALVTLEESYLENRNLNLKAIIHLYDPVHRDRVQFSGLDLPMESDTTTPLAYMLSGAEKRDGFFAKFDGEEALQRKGLYLVYPYRKGKIPVVFVHGLASSPFIWFPMINELLADPKIKDNYQFWVYWYPTGNPITISAADFRDTLRDLRKTYDPKEVDSSFDKMMIVGHSMGGLLSKLTVTRSKKEDWMKVANVPPEKFDSLNSESKEEVRRVFDFKPLPFVKRVVFIATPHRGSNLAEGFLASIARILFVLPKGALNNIGKVYKFLTLDSEEESILPETYGVDGLSPNSLFMKVTGELKPEVPFHSIIGNSKFRDLEWINDSVISYDSSHLDGAESEILIDSDHSVQDHMPTIIEIKRILWEHSGISGR; encoded by the coding sequence ATGGGTAAAACTTTTCGTAACTCCTTTAACCTCGGTGGGCTCCGTGTTCTCCGTACGAAAAAAAACGTTTTGCAAAAGTTTTTCATTCTAGGCCTTGTTTTCTTCTTCCAATGTACAACGGCGACATATTCCACAATTTCCTATTCAAAATACGAACAGATTCGTACTGTTCGTGAAAACGCGATCTCTTCCAAAAATTTAAGTCTGATCACGACTCGTTTTTTAAAAAGTAACGATCTATACAAAAGATACCAAGAAACTCCGCAGGTAGTCATCTACGATTTGGACAATCGTTTAGTGGCAATAAAAACCAGAGAACTTGCGTATTATCTGTCCGAATTATGTTATCATGCCGGATCGGACCTGGATCTGGAAGATCCAATGTTTGCAAGAATGTTCGCTTCTTCTTTAGTGTACTCCTATACATATTTATTCGATAAGAAGGCGATCCCTGCTGCGGATCCTTTCTCAATGGAATTTAGGTTTGCACTTGAAACATACAATAGATCACTCGCACAATTAGTTCGATTTGCCAAAAAGAATAGAAAACTTGCCAATCTAACGGACTTAAGTCTTCCGCTTATAAGAGGCACTCTTTCCATGACTAAAGCGGAAGTGGATACCGCTTGGACGCCAAAAAATTTTTTGGAAGTAGAAGTCGCTTACGATTATAAGAACGGAGGATTTTCCAATCAAATCAGTAAATTCGGGATAGGAACTCCTTTAATTCTCATCCGAAAACATCCCGAAAAAGAACCTATCGAAAGAAGAAAATACGAATTCGTAGCGGGTGTAGGCCAGGCTTATCCCGGAACGGCTCTTGTAACATTGGAAGAATCTTATTTAGAAAATCGTAATTTAAATCTGAAGGCGATCATACATCTGTATGATCCGGTTCATAGGGACCGGGTCCAATTTTCCGGATTAGATCTGCCGATGGAGAGCGATACAACCACTCCGCTTGCATATATGTTATCGGGAGCGGAAAAGAGGGACGGATTTTTCGCTAAGTTTGACGGAGAGGAAGCCTTGCAACGAAAGGGGCTTTATCTGGTCTATCCTTATCGAAAAGGAAAGATACCTGTGGTGTTTGTGCACGGTCTTGCTTCTTCTCCATTTATATGGTTTCCCATGATTAACGAACTTTTAGCGGATCCTAAGATCAAGGACAATTACCAATTTTGGGTCTACTGGTATCCTACGGGAAATCCGATCACCATTTCCGCGGCGGATTTTAGGGATACACTTCGAGACCTGCGAAAGACGTATGATCCAAAGGAAGTAGATTCCTCTTTTGATAAGATGATGATCGTAGGTCATAGTATGGGTGGACTTCTTTCCAAGCTGACGGTGACCAGAAGTAAAAAAGAAGATTGGATGAAAGTTGCTAACGTTCCCCCCGAAAAATTCGATTCTTTGAATTCCGAATCCAAGGAAGAGGTTCGACGAGTATTCGATTTTAAACCATTACCTTTTGTGAAAAGGGTAGTATTTATAGCTACACCTCATAGAGGTTCCAATCTTGCCGAAGGATTTTTGGCTTCTATCGCTAGGATCTTGTTCGTTCTTCCTAAAGGTGCTCTTAATAATATAGGAAAAGTTTATAAGTTTTTAACCTTAGACTCCGAGGAAGAGTCCATTCTTCCGGAAACCTATGGAGTGGATGGGCTTTCTCCGAACAGCTTGTTCATGAAGGTAACCGGAGAATTAAAACCGGAAGTTCCGTTCCATTCTATTATAGGGAATTCTAAGTTTAGGGATTTGGAATGGATCAACGATTCCGTAATATCTTACGATAGCTCTCATTTGGACGGGGCCGAGTCCGAAATCCTGATCGATTCGGATCATTCTGTCCAAGATCACATGCCTACGATTATAGAGATCAAAAGGATTCTCTGGGAACATTCAGGGATTTCCGGAAGATAG
- a CDS encoding pentapeptide repeat-containing protein: protein MSVMDFNRYKEINDQRLNYREMEDATVVSNYRNVGCGDGYRIYLKIDENRKVTDASYTTTGCGFGIVALAMATEIAKGKSIDELKNVTVDDVEKQFEFPERRKNYPESAVAALQQAIHDYETGAGVPKERRITAAKAKEILSQKGNLRGEDLSSIILEKEDLHGVDFSGANLNNAFLTNCNFSGANFEGARLRGAFLNGADLTGANLKGVDLRWAKLAGAKIEGADFTDAVYDIGTRVDQRQIHIFSSMKKEGKDIYMEKHEAG, encoded by the coding sequence ATGTCAGTAATGGATTTTAACAGATACAAAGAGATCAACGACCAAAGGTTGAACTATAGAGAAATGGAAGATGCAACCGTGGTTTCCAATTATCGGAACGTTGGTTGTGGAGACGGGTATCGTATTTATCTCAAGATAGACGAAAACAGAAAAGTCACCGACGCAAGTTATACTACCACTGGTTGTGGGTTCGGGATCGTTGCACTTGCTATGGCAACAGAGATCGCAAAAGGAAAATCCATAGACGAACTAAAAAACGTCACTGTAGACGACGTTGAAAAACAATTCGAGTTCCCGGAACGCAGAAAAAATTATCCTGAATCTGCAGTAGCTGCTCTCCAACAAGCGATCCATGATTACGAAACCGGAGCGGGAGTCCCGAAGGAAAGAAGGATTACTGCTGCCAAAGCAAAAGAAATACTCTCCCAAAAAGGAAACCTAAGAGGAGAGGATCTATCTTCTATCATATTAGAAAAAGAAGATTTACATGGTGTGGATTTTTCCGGAGCGAATCTAAATAATGCATTCTTAACCAATTGTAATTTTTCGGGTGCTAATTTCGAAGGAGCACGACTTCGTGGTGCATTCTTGAATGGAGCGGACCTAACAGGCGCCAATCTAAAAGGTGTGGATCTACGCTGGGCAAAACTTGCAGGAGCCAAGATCGAAGGCGCTGATTTTACGGATGCAGTCTATGATATAGGCACTCGAGTGGACCAAAGACAAATACATATTTTCTCTTCCATGAAGAAGGAAGGAAAAGATATCTATATGGAGAAACATGAAGCCGGGTGA
- the rpmE gene encoding 50S ribosomal protein L31, producing the protein MKTDIHPKYADAKIRCACGAVYETRTTVGDIHVEICSNCHPYFTGKSKILDTTGRVDKFKKKYKIS; encoded by the coding sequence ATGAAAACAGACATCCATCCTAAATACGCTGACGCCAAAATTCGCTGCGCTTGTGGGGCAGTTTACGAGACTCGCACTACGGTCGGAGACATCCACGTGGAAATTTGCTCCAACTGCCACCCATACTTCACCGGAAAATCCAAAATTCTGGATACAACCGGTCGAGTGGACAAGTTCAAGAAAAAATACAAGATCTCCTAA